A segment of the Flavobacteriales bacterium genome:
CTTGCGGAACGATTCGATCCTTCGGTTGGAGCCACGCGATGCCGATGGCCATTTCACCAACCCTGAGCTCTACCGCAAAGAGCCTTCATTCTATCAGCACAAGCCCTACAACTATCATGTGGCGGTGCTCCGCCGCTGGTTCCCGAAGGAATTCGAGGCGATCCGGATGAAGTGGCTGCCAGAGAATCTGTGAGCGCGTTCACAGGCTCAGCAAGTCCTTGAATCGCGCGGCCTGCCTGCGGCTCACCTCAATGGCCTCCGGCTCGCCGTCCTTGCCCAGGTGCTTGAGCTTCACCATGAGGCCGCCGCTGAACCATGGCTCGATTTTGTCCACCCAGCGCAGGTTGATGATGTGCTTGCGGTTGGCGCGGAAGAAGACGAGCGGATCGAGCTTCTCTTCCAGCTTGTTCAGCGAGCGTAGCACCAGCGGCTTCTGGTCGGCGAAGCGCACGCGCACATAGTTGCCCTCGCTTTCGAAGTAGCGCACGTCCTTGAGTGTCACGAACCAGCACTTCTCGCCGTCCTTGAGGAAGATCTGGTCCTCCGCCTTCAGCACTTCGCGCTGCGGTGCGCCCTCTTCGCTCTTGTGCGGCAATTTGCTGATGGCCGCGGCCAGGCGCTCCGGGTCCACTGGCTTCATCACATAATCGAGCGCGTTCACCTTGAAGGCTTCGAGCGCGTGCTCATCGTACGCCGTGACGAAGACCACATGCGGCGCATGGTCGAGCGACTCGAGCAGCTGGAAGCCGGTGCGCCCTGGCATGTTGATGTCGAGGAAGAGCAGGTCGGGCTTCTTCTCGGCGATCAGTGCCTCCGCCTCATCGGCGTTGGCCGCTTCACCGACCACCTCGATGGAATCGTGCTTCTCCAACAGGGAGATGAGCTCTTTGCGCGCCAGGCGCTCGTCATCGATCACTAGGGCTTTCATTTCTCGTTCAGGTTGAAGGTTGGGATGAGTCAGGTCGGGTGCTGTAGGCCGGGTTCAGCGGCAATTCCACCTCCATGAGCACCATTCCTTCGTGGTTGCCGATGCGCATGGCCGCATTCCCCCCGTAGATGAGATCGAGCCGCTTGCGCGTGTTCCGCAGGCCGATGCCCGAGCCGTTCACCTTGCCAGGCTCGTAATGGCCGCTGTTGGCCACGGAGAGCACCATGCCATGCACGCCGCGCTGCGCGCCGATCACGAGGTCGCCGCCTTGCGGCAAGCGGGCTACGCCGTGGCGCACGGCATTCTCCACCAAGGTCTGCAGCAGCATGGGCGGCACGTGCTCACGCACGAGCGATTCGTCCACGTGGAAGCGCACGCGCAGGCGCTCCTCGTAACGCATGGCCTCGAGCGCCAGGTAGCTCTTCACGATATCGAGCTCCTCGCCGAGCGGAACGGTGCGGCGCCGCACGGTGGTCATCGCATTGCGCAGGATAGCGCTGAGCTGCGTGATGGCGCGCTTGGCCTGGTGAGGGTCCTCGTCGATGAGCGCGCGGATGCCATTGAGCGCATTGAACATGAAATGGGGATTCATCTGCGCGCGCAGGGTACCCAGCTGGTTCTCGCGGTTGGCGGCCTCCAGCCGAAGGTTGCGAATCTCCTCGCGCCGGTGCCTCATGAAATAGCCGTAGGCGAAGTACAGGAAGCTCCACACCGCCAGCAGCAGGGCCCAATTGATCAGGCGCGCAACATGCTCCAAGGTCGCGCGCGCCACGATGGCCGAAGCATCGGCTAGCACGGCCGAGACCAGTACGCCTTCGACGATGAAGGCCGGTACGCTGAGCACCACCGCAGCCAGTGCGATGCGGGGCAGCACCACGCCGATGGGCCGCTCGAGCCAATGGCGGTGAACGATCACCGCTCGCAGGAAATGGCTGACGCCGATGCCGGTGGCGAGCTCAGGCAGTAGCATGCGCCAGAGCCGAGGATCGTAGGTGCCGTCAACCCATGAAGCCAGCAGGCTCAGCCCGAAGAAGAGTCCCCATCCGATGAATTGCGCCGACCAATAGATCGCCCAGCGCGGGATGCGCTGCAAGGGCCGTGAGCGCGCGTGGTCCATGTTCGCCGCGCAAGTTACCCGCCCGTGCGGTGGGCCTGAATCACCTACATGAGCGGCGAGAACGCATGGCGGAAGGCGCCCCCGGCACCACGCTACCTTGCCGCCGCCATGAATTTCCTCGGACATCTCTTCCTCAGCGGCGACGATCCGCTGGTAATCACTGGCAATTTCATGGCCGACGCGGTGAAGGGCCGCGACCTATCCCGTTTCGATCCTCGCCTGCAGCAAGGCATACGCCTGCATCGCCGCATTGACACCTTCACCGATGCGCACCGGACCGAGCACACAGGCCGCACGGCGCTTCGAACGCACACTGGCCACTACGCGCCCGTGGTGCTCGACCTCTTCTTCGACCACTTGCTCGCGCACCAATGGGAACGCTGGCACACGGAACCGTTGCACCGCTTCGCCGCGCGCATGTATGAGGTGCTGCAAGCCAACGCGGCGCACATGCCCGAGCGCACGCAGCGCATGCTCCCGTACATGGTCGCGGGAGACTGGCTCACCAGCTATGCCCGCCTCGATGGCTTGGCCAGGGCATTGCACGGCCTCAGCCGGCGCGCGGTGAATGGTTCCCGGATGGCAGGCGCCGAAAAGGTGCTCCTCGATCACCGTAGCCAATTCGAGCAGGAGTTCGAACCCTTCCTTCAAGGCATCATCGTACACGTGGCCGAAGCATGAAGCGCAGGTGGTGGGTGTTCGTAGCGGCCGCAGCGGCCTTCATCCTGGTGTACGCTCTGGTTCAATGGACCGTAGTGAATGACGACCCAATTGATCCCTGGAGCGGCATCGAAGCGGAACGTGATCTCGACATCATCGCGAACGACACACTGCGCGTGATCGTGCTGCGAGACCCCCTCGTGTGGGAAGAAACGCCGAAAGGCGAACGCGGACTGGCGTGGCAGTGGATCACGGGCTTCTCAAAGGCGCAAGGCCTAAACGTCAGCGCCGTGCCTATGGAGCATCCCGACGACATGCTCGCCGCTCTCTGGGATGGCCGGGCAGACCTCATCATTGCGCCTCTCTTCCTGGACCGTGCCGAACGGCGCCACTACCATCAATCCGCCCCCTTCGCTTCTTCGGTGCCTATGATCGTCAGGCTGCGACCTGATGCGCAAGAAAGCACCGGTCCGGCGCTGGGTCCCGTCATGGACAGCGCAGCGCTTGCCATTTCCTCGCCTTTCGCGCACCAACGGTATTCTGGATGGAACAAATTCACGGTGCAGCGCGCGCTGCACGACAGCGTTGACACGGAAGATGAATTGCTCACCGAGGTGCTCTTGGGCCGCGTGCCCGCCGCCATCGTTTCGCGCCTGCGTGCCGAGCATGAAGCTACGCGCCTCCCAGCCTTGCAATTCGAAGGACCCGCAGGCGAGGCGCTGCCTTGGCGATTCGTGATCCGCCGCAACGCACCGGCCCTGCGCAGATCATTAGAGGCCTGGCAGAGCGATGAACGCGAGCTCATGGCGTTGGCGAAACTGATCAAGGCACATACGGCCCCTGTGCCGCCACCAGGTCCCTTGCGCGCGCGCCGCATGAGAGGCCTCTCCCGCGATAGCATTTCGCCCTTCGACCAGTACTTCCGCGCGCACGCTTCGGGCCTAGCCTACGACTGGAAGCTGCTGGCCGCCATGGCCTGGAAGGAATCGCGATTCGATAGTACCGTGACCTCGCACAAAGGCGCCATGGGCATCATGCAGATCATGCCGCGCACCGCAGCCCGCTTCGGCCTCGATACCAGTAGCGTGGTAGAGGACCACATCCGCGCTGCTGCGCGCTACCTCGCCCGGCTCGACACCATCTGGCTGCGCGCCATCCCCGACCGCCAGCAGCGCATGCGCTTCGTGCTGGCCAGTTACAACGCCGGTCCTGCGCACATCATCGACGCACAGCGCCTTGCCGATCAGCTCGGCCTTGACCCTACGCGCTGGGATGGCCATGTGGAACGCGCAGTGCTGCTGCTGGCCAAGCCCCGCTACTACCTGCGGCCTGGCATGAAGAACGGCTATTGCAACGGCAGCCAGGTGTTCAACTACGTACGCGGCGTGCTGGCTGTGCGCGAGCAGCTGGGAGGAAAGCGGAAAGGGCCCACGTCGCGGTCCCCGGAGTGAATGGTTGATGATTGAAGCGCACAGCGCGCCTTGTCCCGCTGCATCCAAGCCTTTCATTGCTCAGCGCGACAGATGGCGCGCGGCTAGCTTTCATCGATGGGTCCAGCGGATGGAATCAGCCTTAGGTCGAAGCCTACTCGATCGCATAGGGCCGCGCGCTACCTTGCGGCTCACTATCCAGAACCATGAAGCACTTCGCTGCATTCTCCGCCCTTGCCTTGGCTATCAACCTGCAAGCCCAGGACCTTCCGCACCAGATCGCGCCGCATGAGGTGCCGCTGATCCCGGCTTATCGGGAAGGCCTCGCTGCAGGCGCGCGCGGGATCACCACTCCGCCCTCCTTCACACCCCGCACCATGGCGGAATGGGAGGAGGTGCAGACCCTGGTGATCACTTGGACGAGCTTTCCCGGGATCCTGAAGCAGATCGTGCGTTACGCGAAGGACGAGTGCGAGGTGCTGATCGTGTGCAGCGATCAGGATGCCGTGATGAACACCCTGCAGAGCACCAGTAACGGCGGCCCCATCACAGACCTCGATAACATCAGCTTCCTCGAAGCGCCCTTCAACAGCATCTGGATGCGCGATTACGGTCCGGAGTGCATTTACGCCAACGAGGTGGACTCGCTCTACCTGCTCGATTGGATCTATAATCGCCCGCGTCCACTGGACAATGCGCTGAGCGACGAGATCGCTGCGGCGAAGAACATCGGCATCTACAGCACCACCGCTGCGCCATGGGACCTGGTGCATACCGGCGGCAACTTCATGGCCGATGGCTTCGGCACCGCATTCAGCAGCAACCTGGTGCTCGAGGAGAACGGCCCCAACGGCGATTACAACACCACGGTTCGCGATGCGGCCGGCGTGGACAATGTGATGAACCAGTTCATGGGCATCCAACCCGGGCGCTACATCAAGATGAACACTTTGCCCTACGACGGCATCCACCACATCGACATGCACATGAAGCTGCTCGATGAGGAGACCCTGCTGATCGGGGAGTTCCCTACCGGCGTGAGCGATGGCCCCCAACTCGAGCAGAACATCCAGGCCATCATGGCCAACTACAACTCGGTATTCGGCACGCCCTACCGAATCGCGCGCATCCCCATGCCGCCTAGCACCGGGGGCGCCTACCCTCCCACGGCCAGCTACCGCACGTATGCCAACAACATCTTCATCAACAAAACGGTGATCGTGCCCACTTACCGCGAACAGTACGACACCACCGGCTTGCGCATCCTGCGCGAGAACCTGCCCGGCTACCGCGTGGTGGGCATCGATTGCGACGACAGCGGCAACAACATCATCAGCCAGAGCGGCGCCATCCACTGCATCACCAAGACCATCGGCGTGGCCGATCCTTTGCTGATCCGCCACCAGCGCCTCACCGACACGTACGAGACTGCCATCCCCTACGACGTGGAGGCATACATCCGGCACAAGAGCGGTATCGCATCAGCTGAGGTCTATTGGACCACCGACACGACCGCCGGCTATACGCCGGTGAGCATGACGGCTGGCGCCAACAATAGCTGGAACGCCGCCATCCCCGCGCATCCCGCCGGCAGCCTCATCTACTACTACATCCACGCCACGGCCAATAGCGGCAAGCAGCAGGTGCGCCCCATCACCGCGCCGCACGGATGGTGGCGCTTCCGCGTGCTCGACATCAACGCGGGCATTGAAGCACAGGGACCGGTCCTCACCGAAGTGTACCCCAACCCCACCAGCGACATCCTCGCCATCACCCTAGGCAGCACCAGCAATCAACGCGTGCGCATCAGCCTTCGCGATGCCTTGGGCCGCGAGGCCATGCTGATCCACGATGCACCCATGCATGCTGATGGCCGTGCCTTCGCCGACCTGCGCTACCTGAGCCCCGGCGCCTATCACCTCCTGGTCGAAAGTGCGACCGGGCGGCAAAGCGTGAAGGTGGTGAAGCGGTGACCCGTTCTCAACCCTGGCTGTGCATGGCCACCGCGTTGCCCTCGGTGTCCATGAAGAAAGCCATGTAGCCGATCTCGGGTGAGATCTGCGTCTTGGGCACCATCACCTGGCCCCCGGCCTTCTCCACGCGGCCCAGCGCCTCGCTCAGATCGGGATTCGCATTCAGGTAGATCACCGCGCCCGTGGCGCTCGGCGTGTGCTGCTCGCTCTTCACCAGTGCGCCGCCCACTTTGCCGTTCATGCCATCGCCGGGGAAGGCGCGCATCTGCATGCCAGGGAAGTCCATGGCCTCCATGTTGATGCCGAAGACGGTCTCATAGAAGCGTTGCGCGCGGTCAAGATCGCTCACGGCGATCTCGAACCAGTTGAGTGCATTCGTGGTAATGTCCATCTGTTCCGCAATGACGGGTTTGTCGTCCATCGCGCTTGCGCAACCTAGGGAAGCGATCCAATCGCTTATGCGGATGCGTGATGGGCGGTTCGGCGTATGATGGCCTATGGAGCCTGAAGGTGCGCAGGCTATCGGGCGCGCGTAATCGAAGGTCGCACCACCGTTACTTTCAACCCCATGAAACCGCTGTTCACACTCCTTCTTGGCTTGGTAAGCGCTTCCGTTTCACAGGCGTGGGGCCCTGACAGCTTCATGGGCATCACGATGGCTGGGAGCCACGATGCCGCCGAAGCGCCCAACGGCCAGCTGATCGCGGCATTGGCTGATACCGCCGCCAATGACGGAATTCTCATTCACTTCCTCGTGAGCGATGATCAGGGCCAGACTTGGAGCGATGCCCCCTACTCCATTGCAGGCATCGGCGTTTGCCAGCGTGTCCGCATGCTGCGGCTGCCGAATGCCGTTGTGTGCGCCTACCTCGACGGGACCACGGTGCGCTTCTACAACACGGCCACGGCAAACAGCGGCGCGTACATGGCCTATAGCGCTTCTGAATTCGATGCGGCCGTGTCGAGCACCGGCTGGATCTACCTCTTCGTGCAGCTGAGCACGGGCAACTCCATCCGCCGCGCGGGCAGCGGCGATGGCGGCATCACTTGGACCGGCAACGAGGCGCTCGTCACCGGCAATGGCGCCGTGCCGCGCGTTTCGGTGAGCCCCGCCGATACCGTGATCCTCAATTACTATGGCCCCGTGCTCGCGGATCGGCCCAAGAGCCGCATCCGCGCCGCGTTCTACAACACCAGCTCGCCGGGCAACCTGAACGTGAGCGCCGCCAATTTCCAGGATGTGGTGACCGATGATACGGTGGACAAGTGGCGCTACGCCGCAGCGATCCGCAATGGCCGCGTCTGGTTCTTCTGGGAGCAGGGCCCAGCGGCCACGAGCACCTTGCATGGCCGCGTGAGCACCAACAAC
Coding sequences within it:
- a CDS encoding histidine kinase, which produces MDHARSRPLQRIPRWAIYWSAQFIGWGLFFGLSLLASWVDGTYDPRLWRMLLPELATGIGVSHFLRAVIVHRHWLERPIGVVLPRIALAAVVLSVPAFIVEGVLVSAVLADASAIVARATLEHVARLINWALLLAVWSFLYFAYGYFMRHRREEIRNLRLEAANRENQLGTLRAQMNPHFMFNALNGIRALIDEDPHQAKRAITQLSAILRNAMTTVRRRTVPLGEELDIVKSYLALEAMRYEERLRVRFHVDESLVREHVPPMLLQTLVENAVRHGVARLPQGGDLVIGAQRGVHGMVLSVANSGHYEPGKVNGSGIGLRNTRKRLDLIYGGNAAMRIGNHEGMVLMEVELPLNPAYSTRPDSSQPST
- a CDS encoding response regulator transcription factor, with translation MKALVIDDERLARKELISLLEKHDSIEVVGEAANADEAEALIAEKKPDLLFLDINMPGRTGFQLLESLDHAPHVVFVTAYDEHALEAFKVNALDYVMKPVDPERLAAAISKLPHKSEEGAPQREVLKAEDQIFLKDGEKCWFVTLKDVRYFESEGNYVRVRFADQKPLVLRSLNKLEEKLDPLVFFRANRKHIINLRWVDKIEPWFSGGLMVKLKHLGKDGEPEAIEVSRRQAARFKDLLSL
- a CDS encoding VOC family protein; its protein translation is MDITTNALNWFEIAVSDLDRAQRFYETVFGINMEAMDFPGMQMRAFPGDGMNGKVGGALVKSEQHTPSATGAVIYLNANPDLSEALGRVEKAGGQVMVPKTQISPEIGYMAFFMDTEGNAVAMHSQG
- a CDS encoding DUF479 domain-containing protein; translated protein: MNFLGHLFLSGDDPLVITGNFMADAVKGRDLSRFDPRLQQGIRLHRRIDTFTDAHRTEHTGRTALRTHTGHYAPVVLDLFFDHLLAHQWERWHTEPLHRFAARMYEVLQANAAHMPERTQRMLPYMVAGDWLTSYARLDGLARALHGLSRRAVNGSRMAGAEKVLLDHRSQFEQEFEPFLQGIIVHVAEA
- a CDS encoding agmatine deiminase family protein, with the protein product MKHFAAFSALALAINLQAQDLPHQIAPHEVPLIPAYREGLAAGARGITTPPSFTPRTMAEWEEVQTLVITWTSFPGILKQIVRYAKDECEVLIVCSDQDAVMNTLQSTSNGGPITDLDNISFLEAPFNSIWMRDYGPECIYANEVDSLYLLDWIYNRPRPLDNALSDEIAAAKNIGIYSTTAAPWDLVHTGGNFMADGFGTAFSSNLVLEENGPNGDYNTTVRDAAGVDNVMNQFMGIQPGRYIKMNTLPYDGIHHIDMHMKLLDEETLLIGEFPTGVSDGPQLEQNIQAIMANYNSVFGTPYRIARIPMPPSTGGAYPPTASYRTYANNIFINKTVIVPTYREQYDTTGLRILRENLPGYRVVGIDCDDSGNNIISQSGAIHCITKTIGVADPLLIRHQRLTDTYETAIPYDVEAYIRHKSGIASAEVYWTTDTTAGYTPVSMTAGANNSWNAAIPAHPAGSLIYYYIHATANSGKQQVRPITAPHGWWRFRVLDINAGIEAQGPVLTEVYPNPTSDILAITLGSTSNQRVRISLRDALGREAMLIHDAPMHADGRAFADLRYLSPGAYHLLVESATGRQSVKVVKR
- a CDS encoding transglycosylase SLT domain-containing protein, which produces MKRRWWVFVAAAAAFILVYALVQWTVVNDDPIDPWSGIEAERDLDIIANDTLRVIVLRDPLVWEETPKGERGLAWQWITGFSKAQGLNVSAVPMEHPDDMLAALWDGRADLIIAPLFLDRAERRHYHQSAPFASSVPMIVRLRPDAQESTGPALGPVMDSAALAISSPFAHQRYSGWNKFTVQRALHDSVDTEDELLTEVLLGRVPAAIVSRLRAEHEATRLPALQFEGPAGEALPWRFVIRRNAPALRRSLEAWQSDERELMALAKLIKAHTAPVPPPGPLRARRMRGLSRDSISPFDQYFRAHASGLAYDWKLLAAMAWKESRFDSTVTSHKGAMGIMQIMPRTAARFGLDTSSVVEDHIRAAARYLARLDTIWLRAIPDRQQRMRFVLASYNAGPAHIIDAQRLADQLGLDPTRWDGHVERAVLLLAKPRYYLRPGMKNGYCNGSQVFNYVRGVLAVREQLGGKRKGPTSRSPE